A segment of the Sphingomonas cannabina genome:
GCGTCGGCCAGGATCACCAGCGGTGCCTGCAGTCCCTTGGCGCCATGCGCGGTCATTACCCGCACTGCATCGAGCGGCTGCGAGGGATCGCGCACGATCTCCACCTCGCCGCGATCGAACCAGTCGAGGAAGCGCTGGAGCGACGGCGTCGCGGTGCCCTCGAACGCCAACGCCGCGTTGAGCAGCTCCTCGATCGGATCGCGCGCTTCCTCGCCCAGCCGCCGGAGCAGCTTGCGCCGCCCGTCCAGCGGACCCGACAGCAACTCCTCCAGAAACCGATAGGGCGTGGTGAAGTCCGCACGGTTGAGGATCGCCGTCAGCGGCGCCAGCCGGTCCTCGCCCTGCGTCGCGCGCAGGTGCCGCCACAGGCTCCCGCGCTCGCGCAGCGCCGCCGTCATCAGCTCGCCCTGGCTCCAGCCGATCAGCGGCGAAACGAGCAGGCTGGCGAGGCTGAGGTCGTCGTCCGGCTGGAGCGCGAAACGCACGGCCGCGAGCAGGTCCTGAACGGCCAGCGGCGCCGTCAACCGCAGCCGATCGACACCCGCCACCGGCACCCCCTCGGCATAGAGCCGCGCGACGATCAGCGAGGCGAGCTCGCCGCGGCTCTTGACCAGAATCATCACGTCCTCGGGCCGCAATACCCGGCCCTTGCTGTCGAGCCGCAGCCTCCCGACCCACGACTTCACGGTCCGCGCGATCCGCCCCGCGTGCCGGCGCGTCGCGTCGTCGATCCAGCCTTCCTCGTCGTCGTCCTCGCCGCCGGCTTCGGTCGGCGCCCACAAGGTCACACGGCCTGGGCCCTTGACCTCGCTCGCATGGCCGCCCTCTATCTCCGTCCCCATGCCGGGCGGCGGCAGCGCGGCGATCGCGGCGTCGACGAATTCCAGCACCGGCCGCGTTGATCGGAAGCTGTGGCTCAGGGACAAGGTATCGAGTGGCCGCGCATCGGCATCGAACTCGGGCGCCGCCCTGGACTCACGATCGAAATACTGACGCGCCGCCGCGAAATAGACCGGGCTCGTCCCCTGGAAGCCGAAGATCGCCTGCTTGTAGTCGCCGACCGTGAACAGTGTGCGCTGCACCCCCGCCCGCGCGCCCTCGCCCGCGAAGAACTCGTCGGCCAGCGCCCGCACGATCGCCCATTGCTCGGGATTGGTGTCCTGCGCTTCGTCGATCAGGATATGGTCGGTCGCCTGGTCGAGCTTGTAGCGCACCCAGTCGCCCATCCCCGGCCGCTGGAGCAGCGCGACGGTCGCCCGGATCAGGTCGTCGAAGTCGACCGCCCCCAGCCGCCGCTTGGCACGAACATAGGCATCGGCATAGGCGCGCCCCGCCTCCAGCCCGCCGGCCAGCAGATCGGCATAGGCGGCGCGGTCGAGCAGCCCCAGCAGCCGCGCACACTCCCCGCGCAGCCCCTCGACGAGCGCGGCATAGCCGTCGACCTGCGGCGCCCAGCCCTTGGCGGTGGAAAAGACGCCGGCCAGCTCGCGCAGCCCCTCCACCCGCCCGGCGGCATCGGCTGCGATCCAGCGTTCGACCACCTCAACGCGCGCCAGCCCGCGTGGCGTTCCCCAGGCCCGGTTGTGCTCGACCAGCGCACCCAAGGCTTCACAGTCGAACGCCGCACAGCACCGCTCCACCTCCGCGGCGATGTCGCCTTCGGGCAGGTCGAGCGCGCGCCTGAGGAACGGCTGCACCCCGCTCGGCAGCGCCGTCATCGCCTCGGGCGTGCGGGCGCAGGCAAGCAGGAACTTTTCGGCATCCCCTTCGCCCAATCTCAGGCTCAACGCCCCCACAGCGTCGACCAGCCGGCGCCGGCCGTTGCGTTCCTCCTCGGCCAGCATCTCGGCGAGCGCCTCGCGCGCCAGCACCGCCTCCTCGCGCGCCTCGAGCGGTCGGAACCCCGCCGCGAGCCCCGCCTCGACCGGAAAGGCGGCGAGCAATGATTGGCAGAAACTGTGGATGGTCTGGATGCGGATGCCCCCGCCCGGCGCATCGAGCACCCGCGCGAACAGCTTGCGCGCCCGCTCGCGCATCGCCGGATCGCCGCTCTCGCCGAGCGCTTCCAGATCGCGCGCGAGATCGACGTCCGGCATCCGCACCCACGCCGCCAGCCGCGCGCCAATCCGCCCCGCCATCTCCGCCGCGCCGGCCTTGGTGAAGGTGAGGCACAGGATCGCGGACGGATCGACCCCGCGCAGCAGCAGCCGATAGACCCGCGCCGCCAGCACCTGCGTCTTGCCCGTGCCGGCCGAAGCGGACAGCCACACATGCGCCCGCGGATCGCTGGCCGCGCGCTGGTTGCCCTTGAGCGGCGGGAGTGGGCTGGTGGACTTGCTCACCGCTGCCTCCTCCCTACCGTCACCCCGGCCTTGTGCCGGGGTCCACCGCGCAGCAAGCCAACGCGCCGATGGGAGCGCGGCACGGTGGATGCCGGAACAAGTCCGGCATGACGAAGGGTATCACTCCCGCCCATACCACT
Coding sequences within it:
- the addA gene encoding double-strand break repair helicase AddA; the encoded protein is MSKSTSPLPPLKGNQRAASDPRAHVWLSASAGTGKTQVLAARVYRLLLRGVDPSAILCLTFTKAGAAEMAGRIGARLAAWVRMPDVDLARDLEALGESGDPAMRERARKLFARVLDAPGGGIRIQTIHSFCQSLLAAFPVEAGLAAGFRPLEAREEAVLAREALAEMLAEEERNGRRRLVDAVGALSLRLGEGDAEKFLLACARTPEAMTALPSGVQPFLRRALDLPEGDIAAEVERCCAAFDCEALGALVEHNRAWGTPRGLARVEVVERWIAADAAGRVEGLRELAGVFSTAKGWAPQVDGYAALVEGLRGECARLLGLLDRAAYADLLAGGLEAGRAYADAYVRAKRRLGAVDFDDLIRATVALLQRPGMGDWVRYKLDQATDHILIDEAQDTNPEQWAIVRALADEFFAGEGARAGVQRTLFTVGDYKQAIFGFQGTSPVYFAAARQYFDRESRAAPEFDADARPLDTLSLSHSFRSTRPVLEFVDAAIAALPPPGMGTEIEGGHASEVKGPGRVTLWAPTEAGGEDDDEEGWIDDATRRHAGRIARTVKSWVGRLRLDSKGRVLRPEDVMILVKSRGELASLIVARLYAEGVPVAGVDRLRLTAPLAVQDLLAAVRFALQPDDDLSLASLLVSPLIGWSQGELMTAALRERGSLWRHLRATQGEDRLAPLTAILNRADFTTPYRFLEELLSGPLDGRRKLLRRLGEEARDPIEELLNAALAFEGTATPSLQRFLDWFDRGEVEIVRDPSQPLDAVRVMTAHGAKGLQAPLVILADATADPGDSPRSLVKWAPEGFDHALPIFRPRKEERTDGPLETVLDQADARELEEHWRLFYVAATRAEEQLVVAGALSPRKKGQAPANSWYAATARALDTLGVAEASGERVFDGLEPQPPVKDREPFAASVAPVAALPGWARRPAPQEARPPRPLAPSAIGDDAVADPPPTAATRAAAERGRLLHALFERLPAVAPELRAEAAERWLLRSGGVEDAGARAEIARAALAVIDDPRFAGLFGPDSLAEAPIAATVGGLVVSGTVDRLVVTDEVIRVADFKTGRRAPASEAEIPPHHLKQMAAYAAALAVIFPGRRVEAVLLYTAGPTLFPLTPEQLAAHKPELPATEQSLLPDA